One genomic window of Mesoplodon densirostris isolate mMesDen1 chromosome 14, mMesDen1 primary haplotype, whole genome shotgun sequence includes the following:
- the LOC132501787 gene encoding lithostathine-like isoform X1 encodes MMPSMGLSSLSWMLLSCLMLLSQVQGEDSQEKLSSARLSCPRGSMAYASNCYALFITPKTWMGANMACQKRPSGHLVSVLSGSEGSFVASLVKNSLNTPSAVWIGLHDSSEGSEGEWEWSNSDVLSYVAWENDAPARPSPGYCGSLSRSSGYMKWRDYKCCVKLPYVCKFKD; translated from the exons ATGATGCCTTCCATGGGCCTCTCCAGCCTGTCCTGGATGCTGCTCTCCTGCCTGATGCTCCTGTCTCAAGTCCAAG GGGAAGATTCCCAGGAGAAACTGTCCTCTGCACGGCTCAGCTGTCCGAGAGGCTCCATGGCCTATGCATCCAACTGCTATGCCTTGTTTATAACACCTAAAACCTGGATGGGCGCAAAC ATGGCCTGCCAGAAGAGACCCTCAGGACACCTTGTGTCTGTGCTCAGTGGGAGTGAGGGATCCTTCGTGGCCTCCCTGGTCAAGAACAGCTTGAACACCCCCTCAGCCGTCTGGATTGGGCTCCATGACTCCTCAGAG GGCTCTGAGGGTGAATGGGAGTGGAGTAACAGTGATGTGCTCAGTTACGTTGCCTGGGAGAATGATGCCCCCGCCAGACCATCCCCTGGCTATTGTGGGAGCCTGTCCAGAAGCTCAG GGTATATGAAGTGGAGAGATTATAAGTGTTGTGTGAAGTTACCCTATGTCTGCAAGTTCAAGGACTAA
- the LOC132501787 gene encoding lithostathine-like isoform X2 — protein sequence MMPSMGLSSLSWMLLSCLMLLSQVQGEDSQEKLSSARLSCPRGSMAYASNCYALFITPKTWMGANGSEGEWEWSNSDVLSYVAWENDAPARPSPGYCGSLSRSSGYMKWRDYKCCVKLPYVCKFKD from the exons ATGATGCCTTCCATGGGCCTCTCCAGCCTGTCCTGGATGCTGCTCTCCTGCCTGATGCTCCTGTCTCAAGTCCAAG GGGAAGATTCCCAGGAGAAACTGTCCTCTGCACGGCTCAGCTGTCCGAGAGGCTCCATGGCCTATGCATCCAACTGCTATGCCTTGTTTATAACACCTAAAACCTGGATGGGCGCAAAC GGCTCTGAGGGTGAATGGGAGTGGAGTAACAGTGATGTGCTCAGTTACGTTGCCTGGGAGAATGATGCCCCCGCCAGACCATCCCCTGGCTATTGTGGGAGCCTGTCCAGAAGCTCAG GGTATATGAAGTGGAGAGATTATAAGTGTTGTGTGAAGTTACCCTATGTCTGCAAGTTCAAGGACTAA